A genome region from Populus alba chromosome 5, ASM523922v2, whole genome shotgun sequence includes the following:
- the LOC118061944 gene encoding protein ALTERED PHOSPHATE STARVATION RESPONSE 1: MGCSPSRIDQLPAVSLCHDRCKFLEEALYQSYALADAHVAYMHSLKSLGPTLRRFFDQTLINDQSDSQSNGHPETVVKLSKPSSPDNCPSSSTNSETSHIDFPSDLEDEEFRDNKDFDSLHTIQQNQFNSYSYDHHVYNGYDYPAWKTPPPPASSSSAWDFLNFFETYERYELPAKDKEFVREIRGEDKSGKSREEDKRGVRLKAEKRNGVKQNKVDVVEEKKVESVKEESKDLGQQAKNQSVLEIMKEVEVLFDRAAESGNEVLKILDAGKFRYYSKNSVYKGVPSKTLQTVSPSFLEKNGSVHGGFGEDLGIFSVNLSSTLRKLCLWEKKLYDEVKAEEKLRIIHAKNCRQMNNLDEKGADANKVNSTRSLLRMLSTKIKVAIQVIDKISTTINKLRDEELWPLISNLIEKLLGMWKVMLECHRCQSQAVVEARSLDAIASNVKFSDACLEAAIQLKIELQNWNLCFSNWISAQRGYVKALNGWLLRCLPSEPEEMPDDVSPLSPGRIGAPPVFAFCNRWSLAMDRVSEMEVIYAMNGFFASVNQYGERHCVYVQQRLTTDKEMERKMKILEREGQRLQKMMQARGKVFQASTAMHQTIMINNSSIQLGLKQIFVAIERFSADTMHGYEELHVHIEHSRLSQENPAAP; the protein is encoded by the exons ATGGGCTGCTCCCCTTCAAGAATTGACCAACTCCCTGCCGTATCTCTATGCCATGACCGCTGTAAGTTCCTTGAAGAAGCTCTCTACCAAAGCTATGCCCTCGCTGATGCTCATGTTGCTTATATGCACTCCCTCAAGTCCCTTGGCCCTACCCTTCGCCGTTTCTTTGATCAAACCCTCATCAATGATCAGTCAGATTCTCAATCAAACGGCCATCCTGAAACTGTTGTTAAACTCAGTAAACCCTCTTCACCTGATAATTGTCCCTCAAGTTCAACAAACTCGGAGACTTCCCATATTGATTTTCCTTCTGATTTAGAAGATGAAGAATTTAGAGACAACAAAGATTTTGATTCACTTCATACAATCCAACAAAATCAGTTTAACTCATATTCTTATGATCATCATGTCTATAATGGGTACGATTACCCAGCATGGAAAACTCCTCCACCTCCGGCTTCAAGTAGTTCAGCCTGGGATTTCTTGAATTTCTTTGAAACATACGAGAGATATGAGTTACCAGCCAAAGATAAGGAATTTGTGAGAGAAATTCGTGGAGAAGATAAAAGTGGTAAAAGTCGAGAAGAAGATAAAAGGGGTGTGAGATTGAAAGCAGAGAAACGTAATGGTGTGAAACAGAATAAGGTTGATGTGGTAGAAGAAAAGAAGGTTGAATCTGTGAAAGAGGAGAGTAAAGATTTGGGTCAGCAGGCTAAAAATCAAAGTGTCTTAGAGATCATGAAGGAAGTAGAGGTCTTGTTTGACAGAGCTGCAGAGTCAGGAAATGAAGTTTTAAAGATACTTGACGCAGGGAAATTCAGATATTATTCCAAGAATTCTGTCTACAAAG GAGTTCCTTCCAAGACATTGCAAACTGTTAGTCCATCTTTTTTGGAGAAGAATGGTTCTGTTCATGGGGGTTTTGGTGAGGATTTGGGTATATTTTCAGTGAATCTGTCTTCAACTCTTAGGAAGCTGTGCTTGTGGGAGAAGAAACTCTATGATGAAGTCAAG GCTGAGGAAAAATTGCGGATCATTCATGCGAAGAACTGCAGGCAGATGAACAATTTGGACGAGAAAGGTGCTGACGCCAATAAAGTTAACTCCACTCGATCTTTACTCCGGATGCTGTCTACTAAAATCAAAGTTGCCATTCAAGTAATTGACAAGATATCAACTACTATCAATAAATTGAGGGACGAAGAGTTGTGGCCACTGATCAGTAACTTGATTGAAAA GTTACTCGGTATGTGGAAAGTTATGCTAGAATGCCACAGATGTCAGTCCCAGGCAGTTGTGGAAGCCAGGAGTTTGGATGCCATTGCATCCAATGTGAAGTTCAGTGATGCTTGTCTCGAAGCGGCGATACAACTCAAGATTGAGCTGCAAAATTGGAATCTGTGCTTTTCCAATTGGATCAGTGCCCAAAGAGGCTATGTCAAAGCATTGAATGGTTGGCTTCTGAGATGTCTTCCATCTGAACCTGAAGAAATGCCAGATGATGTGTCACCACTCTCCCCTGGCAGGATAGGAGCACCTCCAGTGTTTGCGTTCTGTAACCGGTGGTCACTTGCCATGGACAGGGTCTCAGAGATGGAAGTAATTTATGCAATGAATGGGTTTTTCGCTAGTGTAAATCAATACGGGGAACGGCATTGTGTCTACGTACAGCAAAGACTGACTACAGACAAGGAGATGGAGAGAAAAATGAAGATCTTGGAGAGGGAGGGGCAGAGGTTGCAAAAGATGATGCAAGCTCGAGGGAAGGTGTTTCAAGCCAGTACGGCTATGCATCAGACCATAATGATCAATAATAGCAGTATTCAGTTGGGTCTGAAACAAATTTTTGTAGCCATAGAGCGGTTTTCTGCTGATACCATGCATGGTTACGAGGAGCTTCATGTGCACATTGAACATAGTAGACTCAGTCAAGAGAATCCAGCAGCTCCTTAA